A section of the Zygosaccharomyces rouxii strain CBS732 chromosome B complete sequence genome encodes:
- the HYM1 gene encoding Hym1p (similar to uniprot|P32464 Saccharomyces cerevisiae YKL189W HYM1 Component of the RAM signaling network that is involved in regulation of Ace2p activity and cellular morphogenesis interacts with Kic1p and Sog2p localizes to sites of polarized growth during budding and during the mating response) has protein sequence MFKKYKNQDLDMTFWWKKNPKSPQDYVKFISDQLSKIESSSTQDSKRKAQEEVSKYLMYTKHFILGDTDPRPNAESIDELYGAIYRAELFYDLLIHFGDLEFEARKEVTLIFSICLRYSKDNKLVTVDYLVSKPKTIYTMLRTVESAMQRKTANDVFLTVGNMIMECIKYEQLCRIILQDPQLWKLFDIVRFGNFETSTESLQILSSALTTHTKLVSKEFFNNENNMNKFIQNINKLMAHGSYVTKRQSTKLLASLIVIRSNNQLMNTYINSLDNLKLIMVLMTDKSKNLQHEAFNVFKVIVANPRKSKPVFDILVKNREKLLKYFETFGLECQEPTFIDEKEFIVQEIESLPRIVSSNNIDGNANVTTSPTGNVAAAQDMV, from the coding sequence ATGTTCAAGAAGTATAAGAATCAAGACTTAGATATGACCTTCTGGTGGAAAAAGAATCCTAAGTCCCCTCAAGACTATGTCAAATTTATTAGCGATCAACTTAGTAAGATAGAATCTAGTTCCACTCAGGATAGTAAGCGGAAGGCTCAAGAGGaagtttccaaatatttgatgTACACGAAACATTTCATTCTTGGTGATACTGATCCACGTCCGAATGCAGAGTCTATTGATGAACTTTATGGTGCCATATATAGGGCGGAGTTGTTCTACGATTTGCTGATACACTTTGGAGATCTAGAATTCGAGGCAAGGAAAGAAGTTACACTGATATTTTCGATTTGTTTGAGGTATTCTAAGGATAATAAACTGGTTACTGTGGATTATTTGGTATCGAAACCTAAGACGATATATACGATGTTGAGAACAGTGGAGTCGGCTATGCAGAGAAAGACAGCCAACGATGTTTTCTTAACGGTGGGGAATATGATAATGGAATGTATTAAGTACGAACAGTTATGTCGTATCATTTTGCAAGACCCTCAGTTGTGGAAGCTCTTTGATATTGTGAGGTTTGggaattttgaaaccagTACAGAATCTCTGCAGATTTTGAGTTCAGCATTAACCACGCATACAAAGTTGGTCTCCAAGGAGTTTTTTAATAATGAGAATAATATGAATAAATTCATCCAGAATATTAATAAACTTATGGCGCACGGATCTTATGTGACAAAAAGGCAAAGCACTAAATTATTGGCATCTTTGATTGTGATTAGGTCTAAtaatcaattgatgaataCGTATATCAATTCGCTGGACAACctgaaattgataatggtattgatgacagataaatccaaaaatttgcAACACGAAGCATTTAACGTCTTTAAAGTCATAGTAGCCAATCCGAGGAAGTCAAAACCGgtttttgatattttggttaaaaacagggaaaaattgttgaaatattttgaaacttttggtTTGGAATGCCAGGAACCAACTTTTAtcgatgaaaaggaatttaTTGTGCAGGAAATTGAATCTCTTCCTCGCATCGTGTCTTCAAACAACATTGATGGGAATGCGAATGTAACGACATCTCCTACAGGGAACGTAGCTGCGGCTCAGGATATGGTATAA
- a CDS encoding uncharacterized protein (no similarity) produces MVLKFLNLDDSTVISFSLSVPPTTMIYHEKNFETIDALPTLVLFLSGKSTEEITEDVPEPMAKNENTDLHPPRYDTPALTNAPNALPST; encoded by the coding sequence ATGGTTCTAAAGTTTCTCAATCTGGATGATTCAACTGTAATTTCCTTCTCACTGTCGGTACCGCCAACAACGATGATTTATCatgaaaagaattttgagACAATAGATGCATTGCCAACTTTAGTCCTCTTTCTCTCTGGTAAAAGCACAGAGGAAATTACTGAAGATGTGCCTGAACCAATGGCCAAGAACGAAAATACAGATCTCCATCCCCCGCGTTATGATACACCAGCACTGACCAACGCACCAAATGCACTCCCCAGCACTTGA
- the MTR2 gene encoding Mtr2p (similar to uniprot|P34232 Saccharomyces cerevisiae YKL186C MTR2 mRNA transport regulator essential nuclear protein Mex67p and Mtr2p form a mRNA export complex which binds to RNA) — MNRFGGRSNYGSGISNSGNVSGSSRSQIAELFVKRVLTHLDDTDPSKLNEFLSIFNPNGCKVVINATPFAQPTSFLEQWETGVTQTQHALTAVDYHVIPGSNTVVFNVNCKVRFDEGGRDRAGQDASIQQNPQQPRNALNRTRPLWGSYFGVSLQMVTEERVLNKDSNGVILTFNYNMVYKPDDSLMNIQ; from the coding sequence ATGAACAGATTTGGTGGGCGTAGCAATTACGGGAGTGGGATCAGTAACAGCGGTAATGTTAGTGGCAGTAGCCGATCTCAAATAGCTGAACTGTTCGTAAAGAGAGTACTGACGCATTTAGACGATACTGATCCGTCGAAACTGAATGAATTCTTGAGTATCTTTAATCCAAATGGATGTAAAGTGGTTATCAATGCTACTCCATTCGCACAACCAACTTCCTTTTTGGAGCAATGGGAGACGGGCGTTACACAGACTCAACATGCTTTGACCGCTGTAGACTACCATGTGATCCCTGGATCTAATACGGTTGTCTTTAACGTTAATTGTAAAGTAAGATTTGACGAAGGTGGAAGAGATCGTGCTGGTCAGGATGCAAGCATACAACAAAACCCACAACAGCCTAGGAATGCACTAAATAGAACGAGGCCCTTATGGGGTTCATATTTCGGAGTTTCTTTGCAGATGGTCACAGAGGAAAGAGTTTTAAACAAGGATTCCAACGGTGTGATTCTTACTTTTAACTATAACATGGTTTACAAACCAGATGATTCCCTAATGAATATCCAGTAA
- a CDS encoding SUR7/PalI family protein (similar to uniprot|Q6B322 Saccharomyces cerevisiae YLR414C Protein of unknown function green fluorescent protein (GFP)-fusion protein localizes to the cell periphery cytoplasm and bud), whose product MAIINASVLFFTALLSFSALILAIVACAGSTSNYNPLNKIFVAQLNLKNLNADKVFSKTSSELDIPAFINVGLWSYCVASDNGSVKYCTSPNGIQKFDLKKMLTDSIGNNKVADMADSLAKVMLPDNLQDKMGYYNNLVKCMFITLLIGICALFLDLVVNIVRWIVHARLLNWFGRFLASIAFTSLIISAGTSTGTYVYIRHLLKENYDEYGIKLSLGRVFLALIWATVGAALFNSILWGLVRARRRSYPGSPMPSEEKPLI is encoded by the coding sequence ATGGCAATAATTAACGCCTCTGTACTTTTCTTTACAGCGCTTTTATCGTTCAGCGCACTGATACTGGCAATTGTGGCATGTGCAGGATCCACCAGTAACTACAACCCTCTCAACAAAATATTTGTAGcacaattgaatttgaagaatttgaatgcTGATAAGGTATTTTCTAAGACGAGCAGCGAATTAGACATACCAGCATTTATTAATGTGGGACTTTGGTCTTATTGTGTTGCCAGTGATAATGGATCAGTAAAGTATTGTACTTCCCCCAATGGCATTCAGAAatttgatttgaagaaaatgttAACTGATAGCATTGGTAACAATAAAGTTGCTGATATGGCAGATTCACTTGCAAAGGTTATGCTACCAGATAACTTACAGGATAAAATGGGGTATTATaacaatttggtgaaatgtATGTTTATCACATTGTTAATTGGTATCTGTGCACTTTTCCTCGATTTAGTGGTTAACATTGTTCGCTGGATTGTTCATGCTAGATTGCTCAATTGGTTTGGTAGGTTTTTGGCTTCTATTGCATTCACCAGTTTAATAATAAGTGCGGGCACTAGTACAGGGACCTATGTATATATTCGTCACTTGCTCAAGGAAAATTATGACGAGTACGGTATTAAACTTTCATTGGGTAGGGTATTTTTAGCCCTTATTTGGGCCACTGTCGGTGCTGCTCTATTTAATAGCATCCTATGGGGTCTAGTAAGGGCTAGAAGAAGATCTTATCCGGGGTCACCAATGCCTAGTGAAGAAAAGCCGCTAATATGA
- the PXA2 gene encoding ATP-binding cassette long-chain fatty acid transporter PXA2 (similar to uniprot|P34230 Saccharomyces cerevisiae YKL188C PXA2 Homolog of the human adrenoleukodystrophy transporter forms a heterodimer with Pxa1p of two half ATP-binding cassette transporters in the peroxisome membrane peroxisomal ABC transporter 2) yields the protein MIAVSEVLSFYGRHRLKILRSSYVLLLFSTLYGLSGSKSVSKAVKRVEKRDSMHGGEAGAGGSDFGIYSGSEDDSMSDKQSDEDENEGEMHLSRKKKTDTRQHSQRKHNHQRLDFLIKLILRDKKFILLFLTQAVLLVIRTLLSLRVATLDGKIVSSLVKAKYSKFIKILGNWMLLGIPASFVNALIAYMTRWCSLTINKILTTYMLGKYLANHHTFYAVAASSTASEVQDNLTKDIAAFSNTVSSLLNQLLKPMLDLLLCSFRLLNSNSSFMGEGTLALGLVVHISNQLLRAVQPNFTKLIMKRSTMESWFRSLHSNVHAHNEEIAIMRGQSNELTTLDYSFYELVLFMNREIKKRFAYDFASSFIIKYSWGAAGLVLCSIPIFFRDKIAIASEDVTADFITNRRLLMTASGSLGRFVELKRSIQQLRGVWLRLKRFDELLDSHSGAQESRSDDGVTIEYDQKRIKFENVPLVTPADQILIEELNFELNHGDHLLIIGPNGCGKSSLFRILGGLWPVRLSLEGKPTRIVIPPGMNDDECSIFYLPQKPYMGNMTTFREQIIYPDTVAQFERRFHGNYGKGDKHLAKILSTLELEDLISENMALVMVNASDNGGGINSPVKPRQAFDIRRNWSEELSVGVQQRLAMARMYYHRPKFAVLDECTSAVSPEMEQKMYLTAQRLGTSLISVCHRTSLWHFHNYLLKFDGKGGYKFEHFDPQERLANENKLMELNAILDQQVPMWEKRLKDLTVARRSNIIRRSQSELIQPPSPPKNSPDATKMPLSNGQRLPANPVAATQPSKINSKLLRSSDSQEKTNEPVNNI from the coding sequence ATGATAGCTGTATCGGAAGTGTTGTCATTTTATGGGCGGCATagattaaagattttgagaagTTCTTACGTTTTACTGCTTTTCTCAACGCTGTATGGATTATCAGGTAGTAAAAGTGTATCAAAGGCAGTCAAAAGGGTTGAAAAAAGGGATAGTATGCATGGTGGGGAGGCTGGTGCAGGCGGTAGTGATTTTGGAATTTATAGCGGctctgaagatgattcGATGAGTGACAAGCAGagtgatgaagacgaaaaTGAGGGTGAGATGCATTTATCTCGCAAGAAGAAAACTGATACAAGACAACATTCACAGAGGAAACACAATCATCAACGTTTGGATTTTCTCATAAAATTGATCCTTagagataaaaaatttatACTGCTGTTTTTAACACAAGCAGTATTATTGGTTATAAGAACCCTACTATCGCTACGTGTTGCAACTTtagatggtaaaattgtaTCATCCTTGGTGAAGGCCAAGTATTCCAAATTTATTAAAATTTTAGGCAATTGGATGTTACTGGGGATACCGGCAAGTTTTGTAAACGCATTAATAGCTTATATGACAAGATGGTGTTCATTGACTATTAACAAGATACTTACCACGTATATGCTGGGCAAATATTTGGCAAATCACCATACATTCTATGCCGTAGCAGCATCTAGTACAGCCTCTGAGGTCCAAGATAACCTGACAAAGGATATCGCGGCTTTCTCCAATACTGTATCATCTTTACTAAACCAATTGTTAAAGCCAATGCTAGATTTGCTTCTTTGCTCATTCAGACTACTAAATTCAAACTCTAGTTTTATGGGAGAAGGTACATTGGCATTGGGACTGGTAGTTCACATATCTAACCAATTGTTAAGAGCAGTACAACCTaacttcaccaaattgaTCATGAAGAGATCTACTATGGAAAGCTGGTTTAGATCTTTACACTCTAATGTCCATGCCCATAACGAAGAAATTGCGATTATGAGAGGTCAGTCAAATGAATTAACTACTTTAGATTATTCGTTTTACGAATTGGTTCTATTCATGAACAGAGAAATTAAGAAAAGATTTGCTTACGATTTTGCTTCTAGttttatcatcaaatattcttggGGTGCAGCAGGTTTAGTGCTTTGTTCTATCCCCATTTTCTTTAGGGATAAAATTGCAATTGCTAGTGAAGATGTTACAGCAGATTTCATTACAAATAGGCGTCTTTTAATGACTGCATCAGGCTCCTTAGGCAGATTCGTCGAGTTAAAAAGAAGCATTCAACAACTTCGTGGTGTTTGGTTGAGACTAAAACGCTTTGATGAACTATTAGACAGTCATTCAGGTGCACAAGAGTCTAGATCAGACGATGGTGTTACTATTGAATATGATcagaaaagaattaaattCGAAAATGTACCGCTAGTGACACCAGCAGATCAAATATTGATTGAAGAgttaaattttgaattaaaCCATGGtgatcatcttctaataaTTGGTCCCAACGGAtgtggtaaatcttcattgTTTCGTATTCTTGGTGGATTATGGCCTGTTAGGTTATCGCTAGAAGGTAAACCCACTAGAATAGTAATTCCGCCTGGTAtgaatgatgatgaatgtTCTATCTTCTATTTACCTCAAAAACCTTATATGGGTAATATGACAACCTTCAGGGAGCAAATCATATATCCTGACACAGTTGCACAGTTTGAAAGAAGGTTTCATGGTAATTACGGTAAAGGTGATAAGCATTTGgcaaaaattttgagtACATTAGAATTGGAGGATCTTATTTCTGAAAACATGGCTCTGGTAATGGTGAATGCTTCTGACAATGGTGGAGGAATTAATTCACCTGTGAAACCACGTCAAGCGTTTGATATTAGAAGAAACTGGTCAGAAGAATTATCCGTTGGTGTACAACAGAGACTGGCTATGGCAAGAATGTATTACCACAGACCGAAATTTGCAGTCCTAGATGAATGCACTTCAGCGGTATCGCCTGAAATGGAACAGAAGATGTATTTAACAGCACAAAGGCTGGGAACTTCACTGATATCGGTGTGTCATAGAACTAGTCTATGGCATTTCCATAACTACCTGTTAAAATTCGATGGTAAAGGTGGGTATaaatttgaacattttgATCCGCAAGAAAGACTAGCCAACGAAAATAAGCTAATGGAATTAAATGCAATTCTTGATCAACAAGTTCCAATGTGGGAAAAACGACTCAAAGATTTAACAGTGGCCAGAAGATCGAATATCATCCGTAGGTCACAATCAGAATTAATTCAGCCACCATCGCCACCGAAGAATTCTCCAGATGCAACCAAAATGCCTTTATCCAATGGTCAAAGATTACCAGCAAATCCAGTCGCTGCTACACAACCAAGCAAGATCAACTCAAAACTACTAAGATCTAGTGATAGtcaagaaaaaacaaacgAACCTGTAAATAATATATGA
- the VPS36 gene encoding ESCRT-II subunit protein VPS36 (similar to uniprot|Q06696 Saccharomyces cerevisiae YLR417W VPS36 Component of the ESCRT-II complex which is involved in ubiquitin-dependent sorting of proteins into the endosome), protein MICIRGTLNLEKSLEKDRPINVMECWHFAETTSSGQPILRENEKDILIDQMVGLYHNKSKILNRQKGRIFLTSQRIVYVDDLNPTKNSLSLELSGIESLQFSSRFLRRSARLILFVKKVDDSQVIGPDGKATGYYENCISTWVCPICMMSNETKGEFTESTDPCPICVNCGVAADYEMTKDSLSISLSNDYLKGSSSESFDSKSNDVNQCPACTFINHYQITNCEICGTRLPNSKIRQGTNNEIGFKDSRVHFELEHPISTSKNVNDEVTNFLQISFRKSDGVLFAQATEKALKDLKKTELGSVYNKNLVSVNGVKVKDEGLTDLPLLETKLGKIGITSLEKSGETQLLNNDIIFNNALTDLNRLMSLANDIEQLYTGISPKLLGERKEGGHKPSLILDREKFYNKSLFLDEIAREIYEFAISEFKAEKERLGYVMVTLVDLYAMYNKCMRIGTGLISPQEMREACERFEELGLKDLKLTKINGRVLCLASKNSFDFVKTKILDIVNESAGCDPLLLTQLLNRDSSNAWTFAIITEVLQNCIDHGDIVIDEQISGIHYYRNSYWPVAV, encoded by the coding sequence ATGATATGTATAAGAGGAACCTTAAACCTAGAGAAAAGCTTGGAAAAAGATAGACCCATCAACGTAATGGAATGCTGGCATTTTGCAGAGACTACATCTTCTGGGCAACCTATTTTAAGAGAGAATGAGAAGGATATACTCATTGACCAGATGGTTGGTTTGTACCATaacaaatcaaagattttaaacaGACAAAAGGGTAGAATCTTCCTTACTTCACAGAGAATAGTTTATGTCGATGACTTGAATCCAACAAAAAACTCTTTGAGCCTTGAATTGAGTGGCATTGAATCCCTACAGTTTTCATCAAGATTCCTTCGAAGATCAGCACGACTCATTTTATTCGTAAAGAAGGTTGACGATTCTCAAGTTATTGGTCCCGATGGTAAAGCGACAGGTTATTATGAAAACTGCATTAGTACTTGGGTCTGTCCCATTTGCATGATGTCCAATGAAACAAAGGGCGAATTCACTGAATCTACTGACCCTTGCCCCATATGTGTCAATTGTGGTGTAGCAGCAGATTATGAAATGACAAAAGATTCCTTGAGTATTTCACTCTCAAATGATTACCTCAAAGGGAGTAGCTCGGAAAGCTTTGACTCCAAGAGTAATGACGTTAATCAATGCCCTGCATGTACTTTTATCAACCATTATCAAATCACTAATTGCGAAATATGTGGAACTAGGTTgccaaattcaaaaatacGACAAGGTACTAACAATGAAATTGGGTTTAAGGACTCTAGAGTTCATTTTGAACTGGAACATCCAATTTCAACTAGTAAAAATGTGAATGATGAAGTTACGAATTTCTTACAGATAAGTTTCCGTAAATCTGATGGGGTACTATTTGCCCAAGCTACTGAAAAGGCGctcaaagatttgaagaagacaGAATTGGGTAGCGTTTAtaacaagaatttggtTTCGGTCAACGGCGTTAAAGTAAAGGACGAGGGTTTAACCGATTTACCACTGTTAGAGACGAAGTTGGGTAAGATTGGTATCACCAGTTTAGAGAAATCCGGCGAAACTCAGTTACTCAACAATGATATAATATTCAATAATGCATTAACCGATCTTAACAGATTGATGTCATTAGCAAACGATATTGAACAGTTGTACACTGGAATTTCTCCCAAATTATTGGGCGAGAGGAAAGAAGGTGGCCATAAACCATCTTTGATCTTGGATAGAGAGAAATTTTATAACAAGTCATTATTTTTGGATGAGATTGCTCGTGAGATTTATGAATTTGCCATATCAGAATTCAAAGctgaaaaagaaagactTGGATACGTAATGGTAACTTTAGTGGATCTCTATGCAATGTACAACAAATGCATGAGGATTGGAACTGGTCTCATATCACCACAAGAAATGCGCGAAGCCTGCGAAAGGTTCGAAGAATTAGGTTtaaaggatttgaaattgacgAAGATCAACGGTCGTGTTCTTTGTCTGGCGTCGAAAAATTCGTTTGACTTTGTAAAGACTAAAATTTTGGACATCGTAAATGAATCTGCTGGCTGTGATCCACTACTACTGACTCAATTACTCAACAGGGACAGCTCGAATGCATGGACTTTTGCTATTATCACGGAAGTATTGCAAAATTGTATCGACCATGGTGACATAGTCATCGATGAACAAATCAGCGGTATTCATTACTACAGAAACAGTTATTGGCCTGTAGCAGTCTGA